A window of the Pyxidicoccus trucidator genome harbors these coding sequences:
- a CDS encoding response regulator, which produces MKRRERLSLLIVDDQDEVLEVYHDVLQTELKHQVDCVTMPAEALRHVRNTLFDIVIVDAKNSYKGAPLGGLILADEIGAILGKGSVLLMSQYNVREEVRHFNPEFRAPNKSQV; this is translated from the coding sequence ATGAAGCGCCGCGAGAGGCTGTCACTCCTCATTGTCGACGATCAAGACGAGGTGCTGGAGGTCTACCATGACGTGCTGCAGACGGAGCTGAAACACCAGGTCGACTGCGTGACGATGCCGGCGGAAGCGCTCCGCCATGTGCGCAACACGCTCTTCGACATCGTCATCGTGGACGCGAAGAACAGCTACAAGGGGGCGCCGCTCGGAGGACTCATCCTCGCCGACGAGATCGGCGCCATCCTCGGGAAGGGCTCGGTGCTCCTCATGTCGCAATATAACGTCCGCGAGGAGGTCCGCCACTTCAACCCGGAGTTCAGAGCTCCTAACAAAAGTCAGGTTTGA